A stretch of Bacteroidota bacterium DNA encodes these proteins:
- a CDS encoding vitamin K epoxide reductase family protein has protein sequence MVEMLLCSCALAGLGISSYFSLVYYRLVEADSKWIPLFCRMERTACLRILDATEARVLGIPNSILGMIYYGAILFVPIRGFEMPFLIASLLSVGLGLYLVLALVYRLKTHCPLCYTAHGINLVIANLFIVRTMQLYSIL, from the coding sequence ATGGTTGAGATGCTTCTATGTTCGTGTGCACTTGCCGGCCTCGGAATCTCATCGTACTTTTCACTGGTGTATTATCGTCTGGTTGAAGCGGACAGTAAATGGATCCCCTTGTTTTGCAGAATGGAGCGGACGGCGTGTCTCCGGATTCTGGACGCGACGGAGGCGAGAGTGCTCGGCATCCCGAACAGCATCCTCGGCATGATCTACTACGGCGCGATTCTTTTCGTCCCAATCCGCGGGTTTGAGATGCCGTTCCTTATTGCGTCCCTGCTGTCCGTCGGGCTGGGACTGTATCTCGTCCTTGCGCTCGTCTACCGGCTGAAGACACACTGCCCGCTTTGTTACACGGCGCACGGAATCAATCTCGTGATCGCAAATCTCTTTATCGTACGGACAATGCAGCTCTATTCGATCCTGTAA
- a CDS encoding GMC family oxidoreductase — protein sequence MIIQSKDISKPVRESADVCIIGSGCGGGASAKVLAEAGKKVIVLEEGGYFTSGDFDMTEQTAYQNLYRERAGQATGDLAVTVLQGKCIGGSSTVNWTTSLRTPDFVLEKWAKTFDVRGLSSKDLEPYFERIEKYLNVHVEPEEYHNPNNRIILDGARKLGYHAEASGRNTRDCKRAGACGLGCPFDAKLSVNVTYIPDAVKAGAAVFANFCADEIDVSGRLKRVFGSVVDQSAQKVKTDFIIEAPVVIVAASAIHSPALLLRSGLANSSGEVGNHLTFHLTSAVLGVYDRIIYPAGGIPQSALCSEFLNKNKDGGGFWIEAVPVYPTLASLAIPGFGNAHKELMRKYPNIGASIVLVKEIDSEGSVTLNSYGRPSISYEAGGRDLGYLKEGLNVAAKIHFAAGAKRVMTLHSQKMEFSSPAEIDSALANAEWGANEIALYSAHPLGTCRMAEHPLQSVVDSHCETHDVRGLFVIDGSVTPTSLGVNPQMTILAIAEKSAEWIAENRLKTM from the coding sequence ATGATCATCCAATCGAAAGATATTTCAAAGCCTGTCCGTGAAAGCGCCGACGTCTGCATCATCGGCTCCGGATGCGGCGGAGGCGCGAGCGCGAAAGTTCTGGCCGAAGCGGGCAAAAAAGTCATCGTTCTTGAGGAGGGGGGATACTTTACGAGCGGCGATTTCGATATGACGGAACAAACCGCCTATCAGAATCTCTACCGCGAGCGCGCGGGGCAGGCGACGGGCGACCTTGCCGTGACCGTGCTGCAGGGGAAATGCATCGGCGGAAGCTCTACGGTCAACTGGACGACGTCGCTGCGAACCCCCGATTTTGTCCTCGAGAAGTGGGCAAAGACATTTGACGTGCGCGGACTTTCGTCGAAGGACCTCGAGCCGTATTTTGAGAGGATCGAAAAATATCTCAACGTGCACGTCGAACCGGAGGAATATCACAATCCGAACAACCGCATCATTCTCGACGGCGCGCGGAAGCTCGGTTACCATGCAGAGGCATCCGGCAGGAATACGCGCGACTGTAAGAGGGCCGGAGCATGCGGGCTCGGCTGTCCGTTCGACGCGAAGCTCTCCGTGAATGTAACATACATCCCCGATGCGGTGAAAGCGGGAGCAGCGGTCTTTGCAAATTTCTGCGCCGATGAGATCGACGTCAGCGGACGCCTTAAACGGGTATTCGGCTCCGTCGTCGATCAATCCGCCCAGAAAGTAAAAACGGACTTCATTATCGAAGCGCCGGTTGTCATCGTTGCGGCAAGCGCCATCCATTCGCCGGCGCTGCTGCTCCGCTCGGGACTCGCCAACTCCAGCGGCGAGGTCGGCAACCATTTGACATTCCATCTCACCTCGGCCGTGCTTGGCGTGTATGACCGCATTATCTATCCGGCTGGCGGCATACCGCAGTCGGCGCTGTGCAGCGAGTTCCTCAACAAGAATAAGGACGGGGGCGGTTTCTGGATCGAAGCCGTTCCGGTCTACCCGACCCTTGCAAGCCTCGCAATTCCCGGATTCGGCAATGCGCACAAAGAATTGATGAGGAAATATCCGAACATAGGAGCTTCGATCGTCCTGGTGAAAGAAATAGATTCGGAGGGATCGGTGACGCTGAATAGCTACGGTCGTCCGTCTATTTCGTATGAAGCCGGCGGACGGGACCTTGGTTATCTGAAGGAAGGATTGAACGTTGCCGCGAAAATTCACTTTGCTGCGGGAGCAAAACGGGTCATGACGCTTCATTCACAAAAAATGGAATTTTCGTCCCCCGCAGAAATCGACAGCGCTCTCGCGAACGCTGAATGGGGGGCGAATGAAATCGCGCTTTACAGCGCCCATCCGCTCGGCACCTGCCGGATGGCCGAACATCCGCTCCAATCGGTGGTGGACTCTCATTGTGAAACCCACGACGTCAGGGGATTGTTTGTCATCGACGGAAGCGTAACGCCGACATCTCTTGGCGTGAACCCGCAGATGACCATCCTCGCGATCGCGGAGAAGAGTGCCGAATGGATCGCCGAGAACAGATTGAAGACGATGTAA
- a CDS encoding alpha/beta hydrolase, giving the protein MKNHTFVRIAFLFLSAFFIPQSAAFAQATYFVVPLWENGAPGFESRRNEPEISKDWWVKNIHNPSLMVYLPEKEKANGAAVVVCPGGGHSQLVINPEGRDPAMYLNGLGVTAIVLKYRLIREENSPYTMDHVKQDVYRAMRMVRSHAKEWNIDPSRIGILGFSAGGEVAALVAYAGGSGDPNAPDPVDRLNAKPNFQMLVYPGPNGIPDVVPPDAPPAFMVAANDDECCSEPIVKLIQRYRAARVPMEAHLYAQGKHAFNMGDRSQLNSIKTWPQRMADWLSDNGWLTAKK; this is encoded by the coding sequence ATGAAAAACCATACATTCGTCCGGATCGCCTTTTTGTTCCTCTCAGCTTTTTTCATTCCTCAAAGCGCAGCGTTTGCGCAGGCGACATATTTCGTCGTCCCGCTTTGGGAAAACGGAGCCCCCGGTTTCGAGTCCCGCCGCAACGAGCCGGAAATCTCGAAAGACTGGTGGGTGAAGAACATCCACAATCCATCGCTCATGGTCTATTTGCCGGAAAAGGAAAAAGCGAACGGCGCTGCGGTCGTTGTGTGTCCCGGCGGCGGACACAGCCAGCTCGTGATCAATCCCGAAGGGCGCGACCCGGCAATGTACTTGAACGGCCTTGGCGTGACGGCGATTGTGCTCAAGTACAGGCTGATTCGAGAGGAAAATTCTCCATACACAATGGATCATGTAAAGCAGGACGTGTATAGAGCGATGCGAATGGTGCGGAGCCATGCGAAGGAGTGGAACATCGACCCATCGCGCATCGGCATCCTCGGCTTCTCTGCCGGCGGAGAGGTTGCCGCGCTTGTCGCATACGCCGGCGGTTCGGGTGACCCGAACGCTCCCGATCCGGTCGATCGGTTAAATGCAAAACCGAATTTCCAGATGCTCGTCTATCCGGGGCCGAATGGGATCCCCGACGTCGTTCCGCCGGATGCTCCCCCTGCGTTCATGGTCGCCGCAAACGACGATGAGTGCTGTTCGGAACCGATCGTAAAACTGATTCAAAGATACAGAGCGGCGAGAGTACCGATGGAAGCGCATCTCTACGCGCAGGGGAAACATGCGTTCAACATGGGGGATCGTTCGCAGTTGAACTCGATCAAAACGTGGCCGCAGCGGATGGCGGACTGGCTGAGCGACAACGGCTGGCTGACGGCAAAGAAATAG
- the dnaN gene encoding DNA polymerase III subunit beta: MKFSVTSSELQKALSKTIGVVPTRSTLPILENLLFETAKNVLKITATDLEISMTVALNVKGTEDGIIAIPAKRIVDTIRALPDVQVVFSIDTENNKIKMATENGEYSLTGESSEEFPTVPQFKGDNEIGMDAETLRYLIGKTSFAVSTDELRPAMMGVLFQLKETEIRAVATDGHRLVRTINRTFASPKFKKDIVIPSKALALVAKLAEEGKSKILVNDSHIMFQFDGTTLISRLIEENYPNYETVIPLDNDKTLVVSKDQMLSSVRRVSLYSSSTTHQIRMSLAKNELTIAAEDVDFGSEARETIPCEYSAGEMEIGFNSSYVVDVLAHLESDEAVFKFSSPTRAGIVSPRPQRDKEDVLMLIMPVRLNN; this comes from the coding sequence ATGAAATTTTCCGTTACCAGCAGCGAATTGCAGAAAGCGTTATCGAAGACTATCGGTGTTGTGCCCACGCGTTCGACCCTCCCCATCCTTGAAAATCTCCTGTTTGAAACTGCCAAAAATGTTCTGAAGATCACGGCGACCGACCTCGAGATCTCGATGACCGTTGCCCTGAACGTGAAAGGGACGGAAGACGGCATCATCGCTATTCCCGCAAAGAGAATCGTTGATACGATCCGCGCGCTGCCGGATGTTCAGGTGGTTTTTTCGATCGACACGGAAAACAATAAGATCAAAATGGCGACGGAGAACGGCGAATATTCGCTCACCGGCGAATCGAGCGAGGAATTTCCGACCGTGCCGCAGTTCAAAGGAGACAATGAGATCGGTATGGACGCAGAAACGCTCCGCTACCTGATCGGCAAAACATCTTTTGCCGTCAGCACGGACGAGCTGCGGCCGGCGATGATGGGTGTTCTCTTTCAGCTTAAGGAGACGGAAATTCGCGCCGTGGCGACGGACGGACACCGGCTGGTACGCACCATCAACAGAACGTTTGCCTCGCCGAAATTCAAGAAAGACATTGTCATACCGTCGAAGGCATTGGCGCTCGTGGCAAAGCTGGCGGAAGAGGGAAAAAGCAAAATTTTGGTGAACGATTCTCATATCATGTTCCAGTTCGACGGCACGACGCTGATCTCGCGCCTCATCGAGGAAAATTATCCGAATTACGAGACCGTCATTCCTCTCGACAACGACAAGACGCTCGTCGTGAGCAAGGACCAGATGCTCTCGTCCGTGCGGCGCGTGTCGCTCTACTCGAGCTCGACGACGCATCAGATCCGCATGTCGCTTGCAAAGAACGAGCTGACGATCGCGGCAGAGGATGTCGATTTCGGGAGCGAGGCGCGGGAAACGATTCCGTGCGAGTACTCGGCCGGCGAGATGGAGATCGGTTTCAACTCGAGCTACGTTGTCGACGTTCTGGCGCACCTTGAATCGGATGAAGCAGTCTTCAAATTCAGCTCCCCGACGCGGGCGGGGATCGTTTCCCCGCGGCCGCAGCGGGACAAGGAAGACGTCCTCATGCTCATCATGCCGGTGAGGTTGAACAATTAA
- a CDS encoding DNA replication/repair protein RecF — translation MKIVRAQLRQFRNHDCTELDFGLTTNAFMGDNGHGKTNVLEALSFLCLTKSFYASSDTTALQQGKEFFEIKGTLLSDVGVEHDVRVAFDSRTNQKKVFIDGNEPETFSSVIGQFPIVVLSPENNNITFGTPSDRRRFMDLVISQSSKVYVEEMLEYRRALRQRNKILSDVNRGIGSAALLEPWDETLSAHGAKVFLKRASFFEEFAPFITRAYAAVAQETETPAVEYVPQIALSANESHEEVGKRIRAKLGEKRRDELRIGTTLVGPHRDEAVFSLNGLQLRAFASQGQHKTFLIALKIAEFFYLKERCAETPVILLDDVFTELDDTRSRKLLALIDSLGQSFITTTNEQVFHGTIRWDDARRKFSILNGAAAYERHEAAA, via the coding sequence ATGAAGATCGTGCGCGCACAGCTCCGCCAGTTCCGGAACCACGACTGCACAGAGCTGGACTTTGGGCTGACGACGAACGCATTCATGGGGGACAACGGTCACGGTAAAACGAATGTGCTGGAAGCCCTCTCGTTCCTTTGCCTGACAAAAAGTTTTTACGCAAGTTCCGATACCACCGCCCTGCAGCAGGGAAAAGAATTTTTCGAGATCAAGGGGACACTGCTCTCCGACGTCGGCGTTGAGCACGACGTTCGCGTTGCTTTCGACTCCCGGACGAATCAAAAGAAAGTGTTCATCGACGGAAACGAACCCGAGACGTTCTCATCTGTTATCGGGCAGTTCCCGATCGTCGTCCTTTCGCCGGAGAACAACAACATCACCTTCGGGACCCCGTCCGACCGGCGGAGGTTCATGGACCTGGTGATCTCGCAGTCGAGCAAGGTCTATGTCGAAGAGATGCTCGAGTACCGGCGGGCGCTCCGCCAGCGGAACAAGATTTTGTCGGACGTGAACCGTGGGATCGGGAGCGCCGCGTTGCTCGAGCCCTGGGACGAAACGCTGAGCGCTCACGGGGCCAAAGTTTTTTTGAAGCGGGCCTCTTTTTTTGAGGAATTTGCGCCGTTCATTACGCGCGCGTACGCGGCGGTCGCGCAGGAGACGGAGACACCGGCCGTCGAGTACGTTCCGCAGATCGCCCTGTCGGCAAATGAGTCGCACGAAGAGGTCGGCAAACGCATCCGGGCGAAGCTCGGAGAGAAACGGCGCGATGAATTGAGGATAGGCACAACGCTTGTCGGTCCGCACAGGGACGAAGCGGTGTTCTCGTTGAACGGACTGCAGCTGCGAGCCTTTGCCTCGCAGGGCCAGCACAAGACGTTTTTGATCGCGCTGAAGATCGCCGAATTCTTCTACCTCAAGGAACGATGCGCGGAAACGCCGGTGATCTTGCTGGACGATGTGTTCACGGAATTGGACGATACCCGTTCGCGAAAACTGCTCGCGCTCATCGATTCGCTCGGGCAGTCGTTCATCACGACGACGAACGAGCAGGTATTTCACGGCACGATCCGATGGGACGATGCGCGGCGGAAATTCTCGATTCTCAACGGCGCCGCGGCCTATGAGCGGCACGAGGCAGCGGCATGA
- a CDS encoding DUF721 domain-containing protein, which produces MTQSPPETLGTVIDGLMRQLGLQKKLQQYDIVPLWPSIVGEQIAGLTSVDRIDKDILIVKVSAAPWRTELTFRKKEILDKVHAAMNSDSIKDIRFR; this is translated from the coding sequence ATGACACAGAGCCCCCCTGAAACGCTCGGAACCGTGATCGACGGCCTGATGCGTCAGCTCGGGCTGCAGAAGAAGCTGCAGCAATACGACATTGTACCGCTGTGGCCGTCGATCGTCGGCGAGCAGATTGCCGGACTGACCAGCGTCGATCGAATTGACAAAGATATCCTCATTGTGAAGGTATCGGCGGCGCCGTGGCGCACAGAACTGACCTTTCGTAAAAAAGAAATTTTAGACAAAGTTCATGCAGCAATGAACTCGGATTCCATCAAAGACATACGGTTTCGATAA
- the gyrB gene encoding DNA topoisomerase (ATP-hydrolyzing) subunit B, whose product MAEATTKAKTKRSNGEYTAEDITVLKGLEAVRRRPAMYIGDVSARGLHHLVYEVVDNSIDEALAGYCKNIDVKINKDGSVTVIDDGRGIPTDIHAQENRSALEVVMTVLHAGGKFDKNTYKVSGGLHGVGVSVVNALSEWLEVEVYRDGKTFYQKYKKGDPVDPVKVIGKAEKGKTGTKTTFLPDGSIFKNRAFKFETLAERLRELAFLNKEVSLEITDLRSKQEQTERFHFEGGIVEFVQYIDATRPSVMRKPVYAKGSDKDENGRMVEVEVSFQYNDQYSENVFSYVNNINTHEGGTHLVGFRTALTRTLNNYGYKNNLVKEDKITLTGDDFREGLTAVVSVKVPEPQFEGQTKTKLGNSEVKSIVESVVGQELGNWLEQNPGDAKRIIEKSLRAAEAREAARKARDLTRRKNALDGGGLPGKLADCSINDPEHCELYLVEGDSAGGSAKQGRDRRFQAILPLKGKILNVEKARLHKILENEEIRNIFTAIGAGVGDDFDPAKIRYNKIILMCDADVDGSHIRTLLLTLFFRYMKQLLDLGHVYIAQPPLYKVKKGKQEFYAYDEEERDEILKRLKSEKPDKKKAAEEEEEIVEVAEEGAVSKNGSVISRFKGLGEMNPEQLWSTTMNPETRTILQVSIENAADADRTFSILMGDEVEPRREFIEKNSKYVRNLDV is encoded by the coding sequence GTGGCTGAAGCAACAACAAAGGCAAAGACCAAACGATCGAACGGCGAATACACCGCAGAGGACATTACCGTACTGAAGGGACTGGAAGCCGTCCGGCGCCGTCCCGCGATGTATATCGGCGACGTCAGCGCGCGCGGGCTTCATCACCTTGTGTATGAGGTCGTCGACAATTCGATCGACGAAGCGCTGGCCGGCTACTGCAAGAACATCGACGTCAAGATCAACAAGGACGGAAGCGTGACGGTGATCGACGACGGACGGGGGATTCCGACGGATATTCATGCGCAGGAAAACCGCTCGGCGCTCGAGGTCGTCATGACGGTGCTCCATGCAGGCGGGAAATTCGACAAGAATACCTACAAAGTATCCGGCGGGCTGCACGGCGTCGGCGTGTCGGTGGTGAATGCGCTGAGCGAATGGCTCGAAGTGGAAGTCTACCGCGACGGAAAGACTTTTTACCAGAAGTATAAAAAAGGGGACCCCGTCGATCCGGTGAAGGTGATCGGCAAGGCGGAAAAAGGAAAGACCGGTACAAAGACGACGTTCCTTCCCGACGGTTCGATTTTCAAGAACCGCGCCTTCAAGTTTGAAACGCTCGCCGAACGCCTCCGCGAGCTTGCATTCCTCAACAAAGAAGTGTCGCTCGAGATCACCGACCTCCGCTCGAAGCAGGAACAGACCGAACGCTTCCACTTTGAAGGGGGCATCGTCGAATTCGTGCAATACATCGACGCGACGCGCCCGTCGGTGATGAGGAAGCCCGTGTACGCAAAGGGTTCGGACAAGGACGAGAACGGGCGCATGGTCGAGGTGGAAGTGTCGTTCCAGTACAACGACCAGTATTCCGAAAATGTTTTTTCGTACGTCAACAACATCAACACGCATGAAGGGGGGACGCATCTCGTCGGATTCCGCACGGCGCTCACCCGCACGCTCAACAATTACGGCTACAAGAATAACCTCGTCAAAGAGGACAAGATCACGCTGACCGGCGACGATTTCCGCGAAGGGCTCACGGCGGTCGTCAGCGTGAAGGTCCCGGAGCCGCAGTTCGAGGGGCAGACGAAAACGAAATTAGGCAACAGCGAGGTCAAGAGCATCGTCGAGTCCGTTGTGGGGCAGGAACTCGGGAACTGGCTCGAACAAAATCCGGGAGATGCGAAAAGGATCATCGAGAAGAGCCTCCGCGCCGCCGAGGCGCGCGAAGCCGCGCGAAAAGCGCGCGACCTCACCCGCCGGAAAAATGCGCTCGACGGCGGCGGCCTTCCGGGAAAACTGGCCGACTGTTCCATCAACGACCCCGAGCATTGTGAGCTCTATCTTGTCGAAGGGGATTCGGCGGGCGGCAGCGCGAAGCAGGGGCGCGACAGGCGCTTTCAGGCCATCCTCCCGCTGAAGGGAAAAATCTTGAACGTCGAAAAGGCCCGCCTCCACAAGATCCTTGAGAATGAAGAGATCCGAAACATCTTCACCGCGATCGGCGCAGGCGTCGGCGACGATTTTGACCCGGCAAAGATCCGCTACAATAAGATCATCCTCATGTGCGACGCGGACGTCGACGGCTCGCACATCCGCACCCTTCTGCTGACCCTCTTTTTCCGGTACATGAAGCAGCTCCTCGACCTCGGCCATGTCTACATCGCTCAGCCGCCGCTCTACAAGGTCAAGAAGGGCAAGCAGGAATTTTACGCCTACGACGAAGAAGAACGGGATGAGATCCTGAAGCGTCTCAAGAGCGAAAAGCCCGACAAGAAAAAAGCGGCCGAGGAAGAGGAAGAGATCGTTGAAGTCGCCGAAGAGGGAGCGGTATCGAAGAACGGTTCGGTCATTTCCCGCTTCAAGGGCCTCGGAGAAATGAACCCCGAACAGCTCTGGTCGACGACGATGAACCCGGAGACCCGCACGATTCTGCAAGTAAGCATTGAAAACGCCGCCGATGCAGACCGGACCTTCTCTATTTTGATGGGGGATGAGGTCGAGCCGCGGCGCGAGTTCATCGAAAAGAATTCAAAGTATGTCCGCAACCTGGATGTGTAA
- the gyrA gene encoding DNA gyrase subunit A: MATANEKIVPVDIEDEMRGSYIDYSMSVIVARALPDVRDGLKPVHRRVLYGMNELGLASNRAYKKSARVVGEVLGKYHPHGDSAVYDTIVRMAQDFSMRYMLVDGQGNFGSVDGDSPAAMRYTEVRLSRISEEMLRDLEKNTVAFTPNFDDTLQEPSVLPAQIPNLLVNGASGIAVGMATNIPPHNLGEVIDGCIAYIKDTAIDNEKLMKIVKAPDFPTGGIIYGYEGVKEAYTTGRGRIIVRAKANIETGKNDRQSIIISEIPYQVNKASLIEKIAELMREKKLEDISDIRDESDRDGLRIVVDLKRDANAAVILNNLYKHTQMQTTFGVIMLALVDGRPRILTLREMIQKYIEHRNEVIVRRTKFDLDAAEARAHILEGYIIALDNIDAIIKLIKASKDVETAKTGLMKKFKLSEIQAKAILDMRLQKLTGLERKKVEDEYRETIKLITKLKAILASKQLQLQIIREELLAMREKYADPRRTEIVYDFEEFRIEDMIAQEEVVITISHGGFIKRFPVSGYRRQSRGGKGVTGAASREDDFIEHMFIASTHNYILFFTDQGQCYWLKVFEIPEGGRVAKGKSIVNLISKDPAENITAFVSVKDFSEKNFVLMVTEQGLVKKTSLAEFSNPRKNGIAAISLRKKDLLKDVKLTDGTSDIIIGTHEGLAIRFHEGEVREMGRTAAGVRAIRLEKGDFVIGAVALKRASTTILIATENGYGKRSEVSGYRVSHRGGKGIYTVNATDKTGKMIAIKEVLETDDIVVVTSGGMVIRQDATEIRLSGRNTQGVRLIRLDGGDRIADVAVVTPEDEEQSDAPEKEEKPASPDANGKGGSSPEKASADKKKKGAKTSPPKAKSKPAKRKK; this comes from the coding sequence ATGGCAACAGCGAACGAGAAGATCGTCCCCGTAGATATCGAAGATGAAATGCGCGGCTCGTACATCGATTATTCGATGTCCGTCATCGTTGCGCGCGCGCTCCCCGACGTGCGCGACGGATTGAAACCGGTGCACCGCCGCGTGCTGTACGGGATGAACGAGCTCGGACTCGCTTCGAACCGGGCCTACAAAAAAAGCGCCCGCGTCGTCGGAGAAGTGCTCGGCAAGTATCATCCGCACGGCGATTCGGCGGTCTACGACACCATCGTCCGCATGGCGCAGGATTTTTCGATGCGCTACATGCTGGTCGACGGACAGGGAAATTTCGGCTCGGTCGACGGCGATTCTCCCGCGGCGATGCGGTATACCGAGGTCCGCCTTTCGCGCATCTCCGAAGAGATGCTGCGCGACCTGGAAAAAAACACGGTCGCGTTCACTCCGAACTTTGACGACACGCTCCAGGAACCGTCGGTTCTCCCCGCGCAGATCCCCAACCTTCTCGTCAACGGCGCCAGCGGCATCGCCGTTGGCATGGCAACGAACATTCCGCCGCACAACCTCGGCGAGGTGATCGACGGATGCATCGCGTACATCAAGGACACCGCGATCGACAACGAGAAATTGATGAAGATCGTCAAAGCTCCCGACTTCCCGACGGGCGGGATCATCTACGGGTATGAGGGAGTCAAGGAGGCCTACACCACCGGCCGCGGAAGGATCATCGTCCGTGCAAAGGCGAACATCGAAACCGGCAAGAACGACCGTCAGAGCATCATCATCTCCGAAATTCCGTACCAGGTCAACAAAGCAAGCCTGATCGAAAAGATCGCCGAGCTGATGCGCGAGAAGAAGCTCGAGGACATTTCGGATATCCGCGACGAATCGGACCGCGACGGCCTGCGGATCGTGGTGGACCTGAAGCGCGACGCCAACGCCGCGGTCATCCTCAACAATCTCTACAAGCATACGCAGATGCAGACCACCTTCGGCGTCATCATGCTTGCGCTGGTCGACGGCCGGCCGCGCATCCTGACGCTGCGGGAGATGATCCAGAAATACATCGAACACCGGAACGAGGTCATTGTCCGCCGAACGAAATTCGACCTCGACGCGGCCGAAGCCCGGGCGCACATCCTCGAAGGCTACATCATCGCGCTGGACAACATCGATGCCATCATCAAGCTGATCAAGGCATCGAAGGATGTCGAGACGGCGAAGACCGGGTTGATGAAGAAGTTCAAACTGTCGGAGATCCAGGCTAAAGCGATCCTCGACATGCGCCTGCAGAAACTGACCGGCCTGGAGCGGAAGAAAGTTGAAGACGAGTACCGAGAGACGATCAAGCTGATCACGAAACTCAAGGCGATCCTCGCCAGCAAACAGCTCCAGCTCCAGATCATCAGAGAGGAACTGCTTGCCATGCGGGAAAAATACGCCGACCCGCGCCGGACGGAAATTGTCTACGACTTCGAAGAATTCCGCATCGAAGACATGATCGCGCAGGAAGAAGTCGTCATTACGATCAGCCATGGCGGCTTCATCAAACGCTTTCCGGTGAGCGGCTACCGGCGGCAATCGCGCGGAGGAAAAGGGGTCACCGGCGCCGCTTCCCGCGAAGATGATTTCATCGAACATATGTTCATCGCGAGCACGCATAATTATATCCTCTTCTTTACGGATCAGGGGCAATGTTACTGGCTGAAAGTTTTTGAGATCCCCGAGGGAGGCCGCGTCGCGAAAGGAAAATCGATCGTCAACCTGATCTCCAAAGACCCGGCGGAAAACATCACGGCGTTCGTCAGCGTCAAAGATTTCAGCGAGAAAAATTTTGTTCTGATGGTGACGGAACAGGGGCTCGTGAAGAAGACCTCGCTCGCCGAGTTCAGCAATCCCCGCAAGAACGGCATCGCAGCGATCTCGCTGAGGAAAAAGGATCTGCTGAAGGACGTCAAGCTGACGGACGGAACGAGCGACATCATCATTGGAACGCATGAAGGACTTGCGATCCGGTTCCACGAAGGGGAGGTCCGCGAAATGGGACGGACGGCTGCCGGCGTCCGTGCTATCCGCCTCGAAAAAGGAGATTTTGTCATCGGCGCTGTTGCGCTGAAACGGGCAAGCACGACGATTCTTATTGCAACGGAAAACGGCTACGGCAAGCGCTCGGAAGTATCGGGATACCGCGTGAGCCATCGCGGCGGCAAGGGGATCTACACGGTGAACGCCACCGACAAGACGGGAAAAATGATCGCTATCAAAGAAGTTCTTGAGACCGACGACATCGTTGTCGTGACCTCCGGCGGGATGGTGATCCGCCAGGATGCGACAGAGATCCGGCTGAGCGGACGGAACACGCAGGGAGTCCGCCTGATCCGATTGGACGGCGGCGACCGCATCGCCGACGTTGCCGTGGTCACGCCCGAGGATGAAGAACAGAGCGATGCGCCGGAAAAAGAGGAAAAGCCCGCTTCGCCCGACGCCAACGGCAAGGGAGGATCTTCCCCCGAAAAAGCTTCGGCGGACAAGAAAAAGAAGGGGGCGAAAACGAGTCCGCCCAAAGCAAAGTCCAAACCGGCAAAAAGGAAAAAATGA
- a CDS encoding ABC transporter permease encodes MAEIDPGIVDDRRFTFFAFIGEHSSKFFGHLGKYCALMWWTLRNIHNAKEYSRNIYQQMVSIGNDSIPIVVFVSAFVGMVTAVQSAYQLYDWIPRAVVGSLVVKSVLLELTPLMTALVLAGKVGATITAELGTMRVTEQVDALEALAFDSISYLVTPRVIAGMMMFPILIIFGDLVAILGGLIGSVAVANIPAEAFIKGMKNSFETWDAVFGIIKANFFGFTITSVACYQGYFVEGGSEGVGKATMRTVVLTCLAVVVMDFILASVLL; translated from the coding sequence ATGGCGGAAATAGATCCCGGAATTGTTGATGACCGCCGCTTTACATTCTTTGCGTTCATAGGGGAACATAGCAGCAAATTTTTCGGGCACCTCGGCAAGTATTGTGCCCTGATGTGGTGGACGCTTCGCAACATTCACAACGCAAAAGAATACTCCAGGAACATCTACCAGCAAATGGTGAGCATCGGAAACGACTCCATCCCGATCGTCGTCTTTGTCAGCGCGTTCGTCGGGATGGTCACCGCCGTCCAGTCCGCCTACCAGTTATATGACTGGATCCCGCGCGCCGTGGTCGGCAGCCTCGTCGTGAAATCGGTCCTCCTCGAGCTGACGCCGCTCATGACCGCTCTCGTTCTCGCAGGAAAGGTCGGCGCGACGATCACCGCCGAGCTCGGCACGATGCGCGTGACAGAACAGGTCGATGCGCTGGAAGCGCTGGCGTTCGATTCAATTTCATACCTCGTTACGCCGCGCGTGATCGCCGGCATGATGATGTTTCCCATTCTGATCATCTTTGGCGATCTTGTTGCGATTCTCGGCGGGTTGATCGGGTCCGTCGCCGTAGCGAACATCCCCGCGGAGGCGTTCATCAAAGGGATGAAAAATTCTTTTGAAACCTGGGATGCCGTCTTCGGCATTATCAAAGCGAATTTCTTCGGCTTCACCATCACCTCGGTCGCATGCTATCAGGGATATTTTGTTGAAGGAGGGTCTGAAGGGGTCGGCAAGGCGACGATGCGGACCGTCGTGCTGACGTGCCTTGCCGTGGTGGTCATGGATTTCATTCTTGCGTCAGTACTGCTGTGA